From Aliamphritea hakodatensis:
GATGGGTAAGCTGGGTAAGGTATATGCAACCGAGCCGGAGCGTGCCTGTGAAATGGCTGAGCAACTGGGCTGGCTGATGGCCAGTGAGCTGCTGGTATACGGTGTGGATATCAGTTTTGCACCGGTTCTTGATCTGGACTTTGGGCGCAGTGAAGTGATCGGTGACCGTGCTTTTGCAGCCTCGAAGGAGGATGTGACAGCGCTGAGTACGGCGTTCATAGCCGGTATGCACGCTGCAGGCATGGCGGCAACAGGTAAGCATTTTCCGGGTCATGGCTGGGTGGTGGCTGATTCCCATCACGAAATCCCCCGGGATGAGCGGGGGATGGCTGAAATTGACAGCCAGGATATGGCTGTTTTCCGGTCGCTGGCTGCAACAGGGCTTGATGCGGTCATGCCGGCCCATGTTATCTATTCTCAGGTTGATCAGCAACCGGCCGGTTTTTCTGAGCACTGGCTGCAGCAGGTTTTACGCACTGACCTTAACTTTGATGGCGTTATTTTCAGTGATGACCTGACCATGGAAGGTGCCAGTGTAGCTGGCGATTATCGCCAGCGGGCAGAGCGGGCGCTGCAGGCCGGCTGCGACATGTTGCTGGTGTGTAATGACCGGGCGGCG
This genomic window contains:
- the nagZ gene encoding beta-N-acetylhexosaminidase translates to MSGCLMLDVEGLSLTDEDRQLLKDPQVGGLILFARNFESCEQLDALVQDIRRCNPEILVAVDQEGGRVQRFRDGFIRIPPMGKLGKVYATEPERACEMAEQLGWLMASELLVYGVDISFAPVLDLDFGRSEVIGDRAFAASKEDVTALSTAFIAGMHAAGMAATGKHFPGHGWVVADSHHEIPRDERGMAEIDSQDMAVFRSLAATGLDAVMPAHVIYSQVDQQPAGFSEHWLQQVLRTDLNFDGVIFSDDLTMEGASVAGDYRQRAERALQAGCDMLLVCNDRAAALQVLDYLNDIEHQGSERIARMLARQKPAQEALRADPRWQAALQTARLLMES